A genome region from Hydrogenoanaerobacterium saccharovorans includes the following:
- a CDS encoding galactose ABC transporter substrate-binding protein gives MKKIIKWLVVSVCLGILPVTCLNSGGAVKEDKQIKIGVTVYQMEDPFISTIPAHIEKFAKNKEFSENKRIIVNIMDAMGSQNLQNDQVNQFIEQNYDVICVNMVDRTAASVIIDHAKANDVPIVFFNREPVEEDMQRWDKLYYVCSLANESGVLEGGIVVESYRKNPKRWDKNGDDKLQYVILEGEQGHQDSLIRTESTIKTITEAGIKVEKLESETANWQRAQAGVVMSQWLNKYGDRIEMVLSNNDNMALGAIDTFREMECENLPLIVGIDAIAPALEAIKDGTLMGTVLNDAKGQAEAIFNLAYALSTGGKTVENPPDLKQRYIWIPHRTVTKENVDEIENAIAL, from the coding sequence ATGAAAAAAATAATCAAGTGGTTGGTAGTATCAGTCTGCTTGGGTATTCTCCCAGTCACTTGTCTTAACAGCGGGGGTGCGGTCAAGGAAGACAAACAGATAAAAATCGGTGTAACGGTGTACCAGATGGAGGACCCCTTCATCTCGACTATTCCTGCCCATATTGAGAAATTCGCAAAGAATAAGGAGTTTTCTGAAAACAAAAGAATTATAGTTAACATCATGGATGCTATGGGCAGCCAAAACCTACAAAATGATCAGGTGAATCAGTTTATAGAGCAGAACTACGATGTCATTTGTGTTAATATGGTAGATCGCACAGCAGCTTCCGTTATTATTGACCATGCAAAAGCCAACGATGTGCCGATTGTTTTTTTTAACCGCGAGCCAGTGGAAGAGGACATGCAGCGATGGGACAAGCTTTATTATGTCTGCTCGTTAGCAAACGAATCGGGCGTTTTGGAGGGTGGTATTGTCGTTGAATCCTATCGAAAAAACCCAAAACGGTGGGATAAAAACGGTGACGATAAACTGCAGTATGTCATTTTGGAAGGTGAACAGGGGCATCAAGATTCTCTCATCCGCACAGAGTCAACAATCAAAACCATTACAGAGGCTGGTATAAAAGTAGAAAAGCTTGAAAGTGAAACAGCTAATTGGCAGAGGGCACAGGCTGGTGTGGTAATGTCACAGTGGCTGAACAAATATGGCGACAGAATTGAGATGGTGCTGAGTAATAACGACAATATGGCATTGGGTGCGATTGACACTTTCCGAGAAATGGAATGTGAGAACTTACCGCTGATTGTTGGGATTGACGCAATTGCTCCGGCGTTAGAGGCAATTAAAGACGGTACATTAATGGGTACTGTACTAAACGATGCCAAAGGACAGGCAGAAGCTATTTTTAATTTGGCGTATGCGCTTTCTACGGGTGGAAAGACGGTGGAAAATCCACCGGATTTAAAACAACGCTACATATGGATACCTCATAGGACGGTTACAAAGGAGAATGTAGATGAAATTGAAAATGCTATTGCTTTGTAG
- a CDS encoding ATP phosphoribosyltransferase regulatory subunit: MDLFLGNLKDEERVTFQLRKLFEHHGYKKVRVHKFEEYSLYIDNKNFLKTENIITFMDLDGKLLALRPDVTLSIVKNLDAQKTDSFEKLYYLEKVYRLSRQNREYKEIGQMGLECIGKIDEYATIEVIRLAVKSLGAISENYLLDISHMGFLSGLLEGIAIDEQSKYELAKCIRAKNIYELKTRLDKIKLSDFYKDKLLQIPQLYGDFNKVLLSAQALVVNDTMQKALDELKTLYTSFEGTPLSQKLNLDISIVNDLDYYNGIIFQGYVENIPKAVLAGGQYDNLLHKLGKDKGAIGFAVYLDELEQFYRRDINNDADVLVLYDTIDNYKEFSALIEDKIAQGLRVRVERVKPQGLRCKTVLRYANSELKKEDI; this comes from the coding sequence ATGGATTTGTTTTTAGGAAATCTAAAGGACGAAGAACGTGTTACATTTCAGCTTAGAAAGTTATTTGAACATCATGGATATAAAAAAGTACGCGTGCATAAATTCGAAGAATACAGCCTTTACATTGATAATAAGAATTTTCTGAAAACAGAAAACATCATCACCTTTATGGATCTTGACGGTAAGCTGCTTGCATTAAGGCCTGATGTTACCCTATCGATTGTAAAAAATTTGGACGCACAGAAAACCGACAGCTTTGAAAAACTTTATTATCTTGAAAAAGTGTACCGATTGTCTCGCCAGAACCGAGAATACAAAGAAATTGGCCAGATGGGGTTGGAGTGCATTGGTAAAATAGACGAGTATGCAACGATTGAGGTCATCCGTCTTGCTGTAAAAAGCCTTGGGGCAATCAGCGAAAACTATCTGCTGGATATTTCGCACATGGGTTTTCTGTCTGGATTATTGGAAGGGATTGCGATTGATGAACAATCAAAATACGAACTGGCAAAATGCATCCGCGCCAAAAATATATATGAACTCAAAACGCGATTAGACAAAATTAAACTATCCGACTTTTACAAAGATAAACTGTTGCAAATCCCACAGTTATACGGTGATTTTAACAAGGTGCTTCTGTCCGCACAAGCACTTGTGGTGAACGACACGATGCAAAAGGCACTGGACGAACTGAAAACACTGTATACCTCGTTTGAGGGAACTCCCCTCTCGCAAAAGTTAAATCTCGATATTTCCATTGTGAATGACCTTGACTATTACAATGGAATTATCTTTCAAGGATATGTCGAAAATATCCCCAAAGCCGTGCTTGCAGGCGGGCAATACGACAACTTGCTGCATAAATTGGGCAAAGATAAAGGTGCGATTGGGTTTGCGGTATATCTTGATGAATTGGAACAATTTTACCGCCGTGACATAAACAACGATGCAGATGTTTTGGTACTGTACGATACAATTGATAATTATAAGGAATTTTCAGCATTGATAGAAGATAAAATTGCACAAGGGCTTCGGGTACGTGTAGAGCGTGTAAAACCGCAAGGATTGCGTTGTAAAACCGTATTGCGTTATGCCAATAGCGAGCTCAAAAAGGAGGACATCTGA
- a CDS encoding sensor histidine kinase, giving the protein MISLSFTVVALTGMLLLGVALLTSFFSTGEIMMKQNNRRVVEQVNLNLDVYLRNMRRVSDSIYYRVIKRNDLSYNSIDDEMTLLYDANKDLLISIVLLSENGKLISCAPLAKLKKDVVPTQQQWFQNAFDKIENMHFSTPHVQNLFDDPDCRYRWVVSLSRAVELTQNGEVHPGVLLVDMNFWGIEQLFRDVNLGKSGYIYLINNEGDIIYHPRQQLIYSKLLKENNINMAEYDDGDFVETFHGEKQVVTVKSVGYTGWKIVGVMPMKDITANYSHIQLLSLFIIMLLIILTIFINQQVSSKIAEPIKNLQRSVERLEEGNLNADIAVGGSYEIQHLGITIRSMATQMRKLMDDIVLEQEAKRRSELDALQSQINPHFLYNTLDSIVWMVENQRTAEANKMVTSLARLFRISLSKGKNIICIADELEHAKNYLTIQMVRYQNKFSVKFDTDPRALNLSTVKLIVQPLLENAIYHGMELMEGEGEIMVKTYLNNNDLYIDVADNGDGISPEVCRLLLMGTEKIRSKGSGIGLKNVHERIQIAFGLQYGLEILSQLGYGTTVRIHLPCIEYNTKQNKED; this is encoded by the coding sequence ATGATTTCTCTTTCTTTTACAGTGGTAGCTTTAACCGGAATGCTATTGCTCGGTGTCGCACTCTTAACGAGTTTTTTTTCTACAGGCGAGATTATGATGAAACAGAACAACAGGCGGGTAGTTGAACAAGTAAATCTCAATCTTGATGTATATCTTCGGAATATGCGGCGAGTATCCGATTCAATATACTACCGTGTGATTAAGCGAAACGACCTTTCGTACAATTCAATTGATGATGAAATGACCCTGCTTTACGATGCCAACAAGGACCTTTTAATCAGTATTGTGCTGCTGAGTGAAAATGGCAAGCTCATTAGCTGTGCCCCGCTGGCAAAGCTTAAAAAGGATGTAGTGCCCACGCAGCAGCAGTGGTTTCAAAACGCATTTGATAAAATTGAAAATATGCACTTTTCAACTCCGCACGTACAAAATCTTTTTGACGACCCTGATTGCCGCTATCGCTGGGTTGTGTCTCTTTCACGTGCTGTTGAGCTTACACAAAATGGCGAGGTGCATCCTGGAGTTTTATTGGTAGATATGAATTTTTGGGGTATCGAACAACTCTTTCGAGACGTTAATCTCGGAAAATCAGGGTATATTTATCTTATTAACAATGAGGGGGATATTATCTATCATCCACGCCAACAGCTGATCTACTCAAAACTGCTTAAAGAAAACAACATTAACATGGCAGAATATGACGATGGAGATTTTGTGGAGACTTTTCACGGGGAAAAACAGGTAGTTACAGTAAAATCAGTAGGGTATACAGGATGGAAGATTGTAGGGGTAATGCCTATGAAGGATATTACTGCGAACTATTCTCATATCCAACTACTTTCATTATTTATCATAATGTTACTCATTATTTTAACGATTTTTATCAATCAGCAGGTCTCATCTAAAATTGCAGAGCCGATTAAAAACTTACAACGATCCGTGGAACGGTTGGAAGAAGGCAACTTAAATGCTGATATAGCGGTCGGCGGATCGTATGAAATTCAGCACCTTGGCATCACCATTCGCTCAATGGCCACTCAGATGCGTAAACTGATGGATGATATTGTACTGGAACAAGAGGCAAAAAGGAGAAGTGAATTGGACGCGCTGCAAAGCCAGATTAATCCTCATTTTCTCTATAATACGCTTGATTCAATCGTATGGATGGTTGAGAACCAACGCACTGCCGAGGCAAATAAAATGGTAACTTCGCTGGCAAGGCTATTTCGCATTAGTTTGAGCAAAGGTAAGAATATTATTTGCATCGCGGATGAATTGGAACATGCCAAGAATTACCTCACGATCCAAATGGTTCGCTACCAGAATAAATTCTCCGTCAAGTTTGACACAGATCCACGTGCACTAAATCTTTCTACGGTTAAACTGATTGTGCAGCCTTTGCTAGAAAACGCGATCTATCATGGAATGGAGCTGATGGAAGGGGAGGGAGAAATTATGGTGAAAACCTATTTAAATAACAATGATTTGTACATTGATGTGGCAGATAATGGGGACGGGATTTCTCCGGAGGTTTGCCGGCTGCTGCTTATGGGAACGGAAAAGATACGCTCTAAGGGTTCGGGAATTGGGCTGAAAAATGTACATGAACGCATACAGATTGCCTTTGGTTTACAGTATGGTCTTGAAATATTGAGCCAACTTGGGTATGGAACAACGGTGAGAATCCATCTGCCTTGTATTGAGTATAATACGAAGCAGAACAAGGAGGATTAA
- the hisA gene encoding 1-(5-phosphoribosyl)-5-[(5-phosphoribosylamino)methylideneamino]imidazole-4-carboxamide isomerase, which yields MEIFPAIDLRNGQAVRLKQGDYNQITVYSSSPADVAQEFKAQGARNLHVVDLDGAKDGSLSNFDTVCEIIKTGGLSVQVGGGIRDEQRIQKYLNLGVERVILGTSALDRKFLTHMIAKFGSQIAVGVDAKNGKVAIKGWREVCDIDSVQFCRELADIGVQTIIYTDISKDGAMSGTNMEIYHQLAKEVNCRIIASGGVCFEHEISQLSALGTYGVIIGKAIYTGAINLAKAIAIADGKQEV from the coding sequence ATGGAGATTTTTCCTGCAATCGACCTGCGCAACGGACAGGCGGTGCGTTTAAAACAGGGCGACTACAACCAGATTACCGTATATTCTTCTTCCCCTGCGGATGTTGCGCAGGAGTTTAAAGCACAAGGGGCACGCAACTTACACGTAGTGGACTTAGACGGTGCAAAAGACGGCTCACTTTCAAACTTTGATACTGTCTGCGAAATTATTAAAACAGGCGGGCTTTCGGTGCAGGTAGGCGGCGGTATCCGTGATGAACAGCGCATTCAAAAATACCTCAACCTTGGTGTAGAACGCGTAATTTTAGGCACCTCTGCACTTGACAGAAAGTTTCTCACCCATATGATTGCAAAATTCGGTTCGCAAATTGCGGTGGGTGTGGACGCCAAGAACGGTAAAGTAGCAATTAAGGGCTGGCGAGAGGTATGCGACATCGACTCGGTACAGTTTTGCCGTGAACTTGCAGACATCGGCGTACAAACCATTATTTATACCGATATTTCTAAAGACGGTGCCATGAGCGGTACGAATATGGAAATATATCATCAGCTAGCCAAAGAAGTAAACTGCCGTATTATCGCCTCGGGCGGTGTTTGTTTTGAGCATGAAATTTCTCAGCTCAGTGCACTGGGTACTTACGGTGTTATCATTGGTAAAGCCATTTATACAGGTGCAATCAACCTTGCAAAAGCCATTGCAATTGCAGACGGCAAACAGGAGGTATAG
- the hisG gene encoding ATP phosphoribosyltransferase: protein MLNIALPKGRLGDQVYEIFSQIGYDCKAIYEDNRKLVFENADNGVRYLLVKPSDVAIYVEHGAADIGVVGKDILLESQPDVYELLNLNIGRCRVAVAGKNDYIEQPDRILRVATKYVNIAKQYYAGINREIEIIKLNGSIELAPILGLADVIVDIVETGSTLKENNLCVFQDIVPISARFIANKSSFKFKNAIIEEMLEKLTALLKEREEANK, encoded by the coding sequence ATGTTGAATATTGCACTGCCAAAAGGCAGACTGGGTGACCAAGTATATGAGATATTCTCGCAGATTGGGTACGATTGCAAGGCAATTTATGAGGATAACCGCAAACTGGTGTTTGAAAACGCCGATAACGGCGTGCGCTATCTGCTTGTAAAACCCTCAGATGTGGCGATATATGTGGAACACGGCGCAGCAGATATCGGTGTGGTAGGCAAAGATATCTTGTTGGAGAGCCAACCCGATGTATACGAACTGCTGAACTTGAACATTGGCAGATGCCGTGTGGCTGTGGCGGGCAAAAACGATTATATAGAACAACCCGACCGTATTTTGCGTGTTGCAACCAAATATGTAAACATTGCAAAGCAGTATTACGCTGGCATCAACCGCGAAATAGAAATTATTAAGCTCAACGGCTCAATCGAGTTAGCACCTATTTTAGGGCTTGCGGATGTAATTGTAGATATTGTGGAAACCGGCAGTACGTTGAAAGAGAATAATTTATGTGTTTTCCAAGATATTGTACCTATTTCGGCACGATTCATCGCTAACAAATCCAGCTTTAAATTTAAAAATGCAATAATCGAGGAGATGCTCGAAAAGCTCACTGCACTGCTAAAAGAACGTGAGGAGGCAAACAAATGA
- the hisIE gene encoding bifunctional phosphoribosyl-AMP cyclohydrolase/phosphoribosyl-ATP diphosphatase HisIE, translated as MKIEKLKFDENGLIPAVVQDYYTKKVLTVAYMNHESLQISIKEGHTCFWSRSRQEIWRKGATSGNVQKIVSITADCDYDALTVEVIKNGPACHTGADSCFNEAIYQSEESNAFSMDALYELIEGRKTNKQEGSYTTYLFDKGLDKILKKVGEECTEVIIGAKNNDNAETIYEIADLTYHIMVLMVERGISLADIANELAKRHVIDKKVKQETCKAE; from the coding sequence ATGAAAATAGAAAAGCTGAAATTCGACGAAAACGGTCTTATTCCCGCTGTGGTACAAGATTATTACACGAAAAAGGTACTAACCGTAGCTTACATGAACCACGAGAGCCTGCAAATTAGTATAAAAGAAGGGCACACCTGCTTTTGGAGCCGAAGCCGACAGGAAATTTGGCGCAAAGGCGCAACAAGCGGCAATGTACAGAAGATTGTATCCATCACTGCGGACTGTGATTATGATGCCCTTACGGTTGAGGTGATTAAAAACGGGCCTGCCTGCCACACCGGGGCAGACAGCTGTTTTAATGAAGCTATTTATCAAAGTGAAGAAAGCAACGCTTTTTCGATGGATGCACTATACGAATTGATTGAAGGACGAAAAACAAACAAACAAGAGGGCAGCTACACCACTTACCTCTTTGATAAAGGGTTGGATAAAATTCTTAAAAAAGTTGGCGAAGAATGCACCGAAGTAATTATCGGGGCAAAGAATAATGATAATGCCGAAACCATATACGAAATTGCAGATCTTACCTATCACATTATGGTGCTGATGGTTGAGCGTGGGATTTCTCTTGCGGATATTGCAAACGAACTTGCAAAACGCCATGTGATTGATAAAAAGGTTAAACAGGAAACATGTAAAGCAGAATGA
- a CDS encoding substrate-binding domain-containing protein, whose amino-acid sequence MTPKKLYQFLAVLFIFLLQTLALVGILQDKNHAQASYAISVIVRGQSGDNWLGIRQGINQAAHDLHANITFITLSEENSLLEQKALIQREVAGGAQAIVLSAASSTGLVRSVEEAATQVPIVCIESSIHSNAILSYISANNYEMGVKLAENIITSGIPNGKVLLVGGDEACSSILERRRGLLSVLKAKKIHIKEVNKMDALLCSNLQAYNFDAVVTLDSIWLENTAKLFQKNHIQGQNLFGIGATNQIAYYMEQNIICATVVQNEFSIGYLGVEKAVDAINRRRIDKIVTVEYRIISKDNMYDTENQRLLFPFGG is encoded by the coding sequence ATGACCCCTAAAAAGCTGTATCAATTTCTGGCGGTGCTCTTTATCTTTTTGCTGCAAACACTTGCCCTTGTGGGTATTTTACAAGATAAAAATCATGCACAGGCTTCTTATGCAATTTCTGTGATTGTAAGGGGTCAAAGCGGTGACAACTGGTTAGGGATTAGGCAAGGGATAAACCAGGCAGCGCATGATCTTCACGCTAACATTACTTTTATTACTCTTTCAGAAGAAAACAGCTTGTTAGAACAGAAAGCTTTGATACAACGAGAAGTTGCCGGAGGCGCACAGGCTATTGTACTGTCAGCGGCTTCTTCAACTGGTCTCGTAAGGTCTGTGGAGGAAGCTGCAACACAAGTGCCGATTGTTTGCATTGAGTCAAGTATTCATAGCAATGCCATTCTATCTTATATATCAGCCAATAATTATGAAATGGGGGTAAAACTAGCAGAAAATATTATAACCTCCGGCATTCCAAACGGCAAGGTTTTACTGGTTGGGGGGGACGAAGCGTGCAGCAGCATCCTAGAACGACGCAGGGGTCTGCTTTCGGTGTTAAAAGCCAAAAAAATTCATATTAAAGAAGTAAATAAAATGGATGCCTTGCTTTGCTCAAACCTTCAAGCGTACAACTTTGATGCCGTTGTGACGCTCGACTCCATTTGGTTGGAGAATACAGCAAAGCTCTTTCAAAAAAATCATATCCAAGGACAGAATCTTTTTGGTATTGGTGCCACCAATCAGATTGCTTATTACATGGAGCAGAATATCATCTGTGCAACGGTGGTGCAAAATGAGTTTAGTATTGGTTATCTAGGGGTAGAGAAAGCGGTAGATGCAATTAACAGGAGAAGGATAGATAAGATTGTTACGGTGGAATACAGGATAATTTCCAAGGACAACATGTACGACACAGAAAACCAAAGATTACTATTCCCCTTTGGTGGGTAA
- the hisF gene encoding imidazole glycerol phosphate synthase subunit HisF, which produces MITKRIIPCLDVRDGRVVKGKNFTGIQDVNGPVELAKYYNDTGADELVFYDITASVEQRSLFTEVLRRVASQIFIPLTVGGGINTVEDFAHVLSCGADKVSVNSGAIRNPELIAQAAQKYGNQCVVLSMDVKRVNGKFHIFAKGGREDTGMDAIDWAVRGEQNGAGELVVNSIDTDGVKQGFDLEMLEEISKHVRIPIIASGGAGKKEDFSELFRLKSVDAGLAASIFHYKELVIRDLKQYLKAQQIETRV; this is translated from the coding sequence ATGATTACAAAACGAATCATCCCCTGCCTTGATGTGCGGGACGGGCGCGTGGTAAAGGGTAAAAATTTTACAGGAATTCAGGATGTAAACGGCCCTGTGGAACTAGCCAAATATTATAACGATACCGGTGCAGATGAACTTGTTTTTTACGATATTACCGCAAGTGTAGAGCAAAGAAGCCTATTTACTGAGGTATTGCGCCGCGTGGCAAGCCAGATTTTTATTCCGCTTACGGTGGGCGGCGGCATTAATACCGTTGAAGATTTTGCACATGTTTTGAGCTGCGGTGCGGATAAAGTCAGCGTCAATTCGGGTGCAATCCGTAACCCAGAGTTGATAGCTCAAGCAGCACAAAAATACGGTAATCAATGCGTAGTGCTATCGATGGATGTAAAGCGTGTAAACGGCAAATTTCACATTTTTGCTAAGGGCGGGCGCGAAGATACCGGAATGGACGCAATAGACTGGGCGGTGCGCGGAGAGCAAAACGGCGCAGGTGAATTGGTGGTAAACTCGATTGATACCGATGGGGTAAAACAGGGGTTTGACCTTGAAATGCTTGAAGAAATTTCAAAGCATGTCAGAATCCCTATTATTGCATCCGGCGGTGCGGGCAAAAAAGAAGATTTTTCAGAACTTTTTCGCTTAAAGAGTGTGGATGCCGGATTAGCTGCGTCTATCTTCCATTACAAAGAACTTGTCATCCGTGATTTAAAACAATACTTAAAAGCGCAGCAAATTGAAACGAGAGTTTGA
- a CDS encoding response regulator has protein sequence MFLYKIMIVDDEESIREGIRQKIDWKRSDFELVATAGNGQEALELAQNLHPDVVMTDIKMPFMDGLELCERLHRMMRDVKLVIFTGFDDFEYAQKAIKVNVTEYVLKPIDSQELIGVLNRVKDKLDNEFAQKCNIKQLSEQYERSLPILREQLFNRLFNGNVSEQWILEQAGLYEISFAGSFWAVALVEPHYGIHKNETQYTTTSRKELIPHMIKQLIEENLPPYCSFKTTLYQDFVAVLAMLSGQDEMVSFINGMDQVCKQVQRYLLFDISAGIGSLCTSLSSLWCSVRGAKSALRYCVLAGSSGAIYIDDMEPKNVATHDYVEYNFNELISAIIIGDFKEITNEISRFLSLFYAKRYQLLQYQLLLMELITELLKIIRDYHLESTEFLEKGFDSLLSIADFNSLEELKEWLQYICSKINRLIRQERMNMTKRIAEEAKQYIQAHYSDAEMSLEKICSYLHLSTSHFSTLFKRETGISFVSYLTQVRLNEAVKLLNTTECLLSEIAQKVGYNESTYFSYVFKKQFGMSPVKYRSRGVMKCETH, from the coding sequence ATGTTTTTATACAAAATTATGATTGTAGACGATGAAGAAAGCATTCGGGAAGGAATTCGGCAAAAAATTGATTGGAAACGCAGCGATTTTGAGCTGGTGGCAACTGCCGGAAATGGGCAAGAAGCGTTGGAACTAGCGCAGAACTTGCATCCTGATGTAGTAATGACGGACATTAAGATGCCGTTTATGGATGGATTAGAGCTATGCGAGCGCCTTCACCGTATGATGCGTGACGTAAAGTTGGTGATATTTACAGGGTTTGATGATTTTGAATATGCACAGAAGGCAATCAAGGTAAATGTAACAGAATATGTCTTGAAACCAATTGATTCTCAAGAACTAATTGGTGTTTTAAACAGAGTTAAGGATAAATTGGATAATGAATTCGCCCAAAAATGCAATATTAAGCAGTTAAGCGAACAGTACGAAAGAAGCCTTCCTATTCTTCGAGAACAACTCTTCAATCGCTTGTTTAACGGAAATGTATCCGAGCAGTGGATTTTGGAGCAGGCAGGGCTCTATGAAATATCTTTTGCGGGCTCGTTTTGGGCGGTTGCGCTAGTAGAACCACATTATGGCATTCACAAAAATGAAACTCAATATACCACAACTAGTCGAAAAGAACTTATTCCGCATATGATTAAGCAATTAATTGAAGAAAACTTACCGCCCTATTGCTCATTTAAAACCACTCTCTATCAAGATTTTGTTGCAGTGCTGGCAATGCTCAGCGGACAGGATGAAATGGTTAGCTTTATTAATGGGATGGACCAGGTTTGCAAGCAAGTGCAGCGCTATCTGCTTTTTGACATTTCAGCTGGAATAGGCTCGCTTTGCACATCTCTTTCCTCATTATGGTGTTCTGTCAGAGGGGCAAAAAGTGCATTACGATATTGTGTATTAGCCGGTAGTAGTGGAGCAATCTATATAGATGATATGGAGCCTAAGAATGTAGCAACGCACGATTATGTAGAATACAATTTTAACGAACTTATTTCTGCAATAATAATTGGAGATTTCAAAGAAATTACAAACGAGATTTCAAGATTTTTATCATTATTTTATGCTAAACGATATCAGCTTTTACAGTACCAATTGCTCTTGATGGAGTTAATAACAGAGCTACTAAAAATTATTAGGGACTATCATCTCGAAAGTACTGAGTTTTTAGAAAAAGGTTTTGATAGTTTACTATCTATAGCAGATTTTAATTCACTGGAAGAATTGAAGGAATGGCTGCAATATATCTGCAGTAAAATTAACAGACTCATCAGGCAAGAACGGATGAACATGACCAAGCGAATCGCAGAAGAGGCAAAACAATATATACAAGCACACTATTCAGATGCTGAGATGTCGCTTGAAAAAATATGTTCCTATCTCCATTTAAGTACCAGCCATTTTTCTACCCTATTTAAACGTGAAACCGGAATAAGCTTTGTAAGTTATTTAACACAGGTACGATTGAATGAGGCAGTAAAGCTGTTGAACACAACGGAATGCTTGTTAAGCGAAATCGCTCAGAAGGTAGGCTACAATGAATCTACATATTTTAGTTACGTTTTTAAAAAACAGTTTGGAATGTCACCTGTAAAATATCGCAGTAGGGGAGTAATGAAATGTGAAACACATTAA
- the hisH gene encoding imidazole glycerol phosphate synthase subunit HisH, protein MIAVIDYGVGNLFSLVSSLQYLGLTAKVTGKPDEICAADHIILPGVGAFADAMNKLRETNLDATVKEQAAIGKPLLGICLGMQILFEKGLEYGEHDGLGLLKGEVVPIADDLKEKLKIPHMGWNQLKIVRDCPLLKSSKDGDYVYYVHSFYAKNCAESIAAVSDYGIPITGVVANKNVMGTQFHPEKSGEAGLKILSAFAEL, encoded by the coding sequence ATGATTGCTGTAATTGATTACGGCGTGGGAAACCTGTTTTCTCTCGTCAGCTCGCTGCAATATTTGGGGCTTACCGCTAAAGTGACTGGCAAACCTGATGAGATATGCGCGGCAGACCACATTATTCTACCGGGTGTTGGCGCATTTGCTGACGCAATGAACAAATTGCGCGAAACCAACTTGGACGCTACAGTGAAAGAGCAGGCTGCAATTGGTAAGCCGCTTTTGGGCATCTGCCTGGGGATGCAGATACTGTTTGAAAAAGGTTTGGAATACGGCGAGCACGACGGTTTGGGGCTGCTGAAAGGTGAAGTTGTACCGATAGCTGACGACCTGAAAGAGAAGCTTAAAATCCCACACATGGGGTGGAACCAATTAAAAATTGTACGTGACTGCCCCCTGCTAAAAAGCAGCAAAGACGGTGATTACGTTTATTATGTACACAGCTTTTACGCTAAGAACTGCGCAGAAAGCATTGCGGCGGTTTCAGATTATGGTATTCCCATAACAGGCGTAGTGGCGAATAAAAATGTTATGGGCACACAGTTTCACCCCGAAAAAAGCGGTGAAGCAGGGTTAAAGATTTTATCTGCTTTTGCAGAACTGTGA